The Triplophysa rosa linkage group LG15, Trosa_1v2, whole genome shotgun sequence genome has a segment encoding these proteins:
- the klf11a gene encoding Krueppel-like factor 11a, whose translation MLNFDPSRSSLVDICEVMMARNRHDSEKSCSSTLEYNDLEAAEALVCMSSWVQRTHKPRPLTPTSDSCDSLPLQTEIIESPKDLVSLSSLCMTPPHSPSFTETSGTAVLSTSVAGLGLKPFLSQSRLCSPLTNRATCHVSLHPPTTVMLNASLDQPIIRRATSVIRHTADSSVDHDIPTPTTGKEMQCSSENPLQHTEPGSNPTANQKNCKSPHDSAETERTAPSPDSTVPVIPTSLSAIPQSPIASPPVLCQVFPVNGQTGIISAFVQTPVQMQASGSKPILPQTSTLSQPLLVGSPVAQGTVMFVVPQSHVSQASTCQQSVVTLGNTKLLPLAPAPVYMPSGQSGGVTQSDFSRRRNYVCNFQGCKKTYFKSSHLKAHLRTHTGEKPFSCHWEGCDKKFARSDELSRHRRTHTGEKKFVCPVCDRRFMRSDHLTKHARRHMTTKRSATWPNEVRDLNKVSASQAPSSLPLSVLLPSSN comes from the exons GAGCTCCTGGGTCCAGAGGACGCACAAGCCTCGCCCACTGACGCCCACCTCAGATTCCTGTGATTCTCTCCCATTGCAGACTGAAATCATTGAGTCCCCTAAAGACCTCGTCTCCCTCTCTTCACTG TGCATGACCCCTCCCCATAGCCCAAGCTTCACTGAAACTTCAGGCACAGCAGTTCTCAGTACCTCAGTGGCAGGCTTGGGTCTCAAACCCTTCCTGTCACAGTCCAGGCTTTGCTCACCCTTGACCAACAGGGCAACATGTCACGTCAGCCTGCATCCTCCTACCACAGTTATGCTCAACGCATCTCTAGACCAGCCCATAATCCGCAGAGCCACCAGCGTTATACGACACACTGCTGACAGCTCCGTAGACCACGACATTCCAACACCGACTACGGGGAAAGAAATGCAGTGTTCTAGCGAAAACCCTTTACAGCACACAGAACCTGGTAGCAACCCCACGGCAAATCAGAAAAACTGCAAAAGCCCTCATGATTCTGCAGAAACCGAAAGGACTGCCCCCTCCCCTGACTCCACAGTCCCTGTTATCCCCACATCACTGTCTGCCATCCCGCAGTCCCCCATCGCTAGCCCCCCTGTGCTCTGTCAGGTGTTTCCTGTTAATGGGCAGACTGGAATCATCTCTGCATTTGTTCAGACCCCGGTACAGATGCAGGCGTCTGGCTCGAAGCCCATTCTTCCACAGACTTCCACTCTTTCTCAGCCACTCCTGGTTGGCTCTCCTGTAGCTCAGGGCACTGTGATGTTTGTCGTCCCCCAGTCCCATGTTTCTCAGGCCTCCACCTGTCAGCAAAGTGTAGTTACTCTTGGGAACACTAAGCTTCTGCCCCTGGCTCCTGCTCCGGTCTACATGCCATCGGGTCAGAGCGGCGGAGTGACGCAGTCTGACTTCTCTCGCAGACGGAACTACGTCTGCAACTTCCAAGGATGCAAGAAGACTTACTTTAAAAGTTCCCATCTGAAGGCACATCTAAGAACCCACACAG gtgagAAACCCTTTAGTTGTCATTGGGAAGGCTGTGATAAAAAATTTGCACGCTCAGATGAACTCTCCAGACACCGCCGAACACACACGGGTGAAAAAAAGTTTGTCTGTCCCGTGTGCGACCGCCGCTTCATGCGAAGCGACCACCTGACCAAACATGCCCGGCGTCACATGACAACCAAGAGGTCAGCAACATGGCCTAATGAAGTTCGCGATCTTAACAAAGTGTCTGCGTCCCAGGCGCCATCTTCCCTTCCCCTTAGTGTTCTTCTTCCTTCCTCAAACTAG